One genomic region from Desulfobaculum xiamenense encodes:
- the rpsL gene encoding 30S ribosomal protein S12, with amino-acid sequence MPTINQLVRTARKQQTKRKKTPALQECPQRRGVCTRVYTTTPKKPNSALRKVARVRLTNGIEVTSYIPGEGHNLQEHSVVMIRGGRVKDLPGVRYHIIRGTLDTAGVADRRQGRSKYGAKRPK; translated from the coding sequence ATGCCTACCATTAACCAACTTGTCCGCACCGCGCGCAAGCAGCAGACCAAGAGAAAGAAGACTCCGGCTCTGCAGGAGTGCCCCCAGCGCCGCGGCGTGTGCACCCGTGTGTACACCACCACCCCCAAGAAGCCTAACTCGGCTCTGCGTAAGGTCGCCCGCGTGCGCCTGACCAACGGAATCGAAGTGACTTCCTATATCCCGGGTGAGGGTCATAACCTGCAGGAGCACTCCGTGGTCATGATCCGTGGCGGTCGTGTCAAGGACTTGCCCGGTGTTCGCTATCACATCATTCGCGGCACTCTTGATACGGCCGGTGTTGCTGACCGTCGTCAGGGCCGTTCCAAGTACGGCGCAAAGCGGCCTAAGTAA
- the rpsG gene encoding 30S ribosomal protein S7, whose amino-acid sequence MPRKGPVPKREVLPDPIFHSVLASRFINRLMFDGKRSVAEKIFYSAVQALAEKTQEEPIKAFEKALDNVKPQLEVKSRRVGGATYQVPMEVRPDRQVALAIRWLINYARSRGEKGMTDRLTNELHEAYGNRGGAVKKKEDTHRMAEANKAFAHYRW is encoded by the coding sequence ATGCCTAGAAAAGGTCCTGTACCCAAGAGAGAAGTTCTGCCTGATCCGATCTTTCACAGCGTGCTTGCTTCCCGGTTCATCAATCGACTGATGTTCGACGGCAAGCGCAGCGTGGCTGAGAAGATTTTCTACAGCGCCGTTCAGGCTCTGGCCGAGAAGACTCAGGAAGAGCCGATCAAAGCTTTCGAGAAGGCTCTGGACAACGTCAAGCCCCAGCTCGAAGTTAAGTCCCGGCGCGTTGGCGGCGCGACCTACCAGGTCCCCATGGAAGTCCGTCCCGATCGCCAGGTTGCCCTGGCCATCCGTTGGCTGATCAACTACGCACGCTCCCGTGGCGAGAAGGGCATGACCGATCGCCTCACCAACGAGCTGCACGAAGCCTACGGCAACCGCGGCGGCGCCGTGAAAAAGAAAGAAGATACCCACCGTATGGCCGAAGCCAACAAGGCTTTCGCCCACTACCGGTGGTAG